The Arachis hypogaea cultivar Tifrunner chromosome 16, arahy.Tifrunner.gnm2.J5K5, whole genome shotgun sequence genome contains a region encoding:
- the LOC140179737 gene encoding peroxisomal membrane protein 11A-like, which produces MSFQSPPPPSPLHPTQSPNQQKPKPEGENKRDFLTHLETYLAKRDGVDKLLKISRYTSKLILATSWAKAQTQAHNGPSLYNRLKAFESSVGISRKSLRLGKFVQDLNALRALQKPRVKSTTSSSDLDFFLSIVAYGGEGIYYFVEQLVWLSKSGLIDPKRSRSFQKISAWCEFVGYFGSVALKFRDLKVIGEDEECLKSTVEIASLRGECCEVEEERLRKVREKKTMKKLSILQDLADSVMALDDMIDGKGPFSGPVFMASAGLLSALISTHKNWKSC; this is translated from the coding sequence atgtctTTCCAAtctccaccaccaccatcaccgctCCACCCGACCCAAAGCCCGAACCAACAAAAACCCAAACCTGAAGGAGAAAATAAGAGAGACTTCCTGACTCACCTCGAAACCTATCTCGCCAAACGCGACGGCGTCGACAAGCTACTCAAGATCTCACGCTACACCTCAAAACTCATCCTCGCCACTTCCTGGGCCAAGGCCCAAACCCAAGCCCATAACGGCCCATCTCTCTACAACCGCCTCAAGGCCTTCGAGTCCAGCGTCGGCATCAGCCGCAAGTCCCTCCGCCTCGGCAAATTCGTCCAAGACCTCAACGCGCTCCGCGCCCTACAAAAACCGCGCGTGAAATCCACCACCAGCTCATCCGATCTCGACTTCTTCCTCTCCATCGTCGCCTACGGCGGCGAGGGAATCTACTACTTCGTCGAGCAGCTCGTCTGGCTATCCAAATCGGGACTCATCGATCCGAAACGGTCGCGTTCGTTTCAGAAAATCAGCGCGTGGTGCGAGTTCGTAGGGTACTTCGGTAGCGTGGCGTTGAAATTCAGGGATTTGAAGGTGATCGGAGAGGACGAAGAATGCTTGAAATCGACCGTTGAAATTGCGAGTTTGAGAGGGGAATGTTGTGAGGTGGAGGAAGAGAGGTTGAGGAAGGTGAGGGAGAAGAAGACGATGAAGAAGCTTTCGATTCTTCAGGATTTGGCTGATTCGGTTATGGCTTTGGATGATATGATCGACGGCAAGGGACCGTTTTCGGGGCCGGTTTTCATGGCTTCCGCCGGATTGTTGTCTGCTCTCATCAGCACTCACAAGAATTGGAAATCTTGTTAA
- the LOC140179736 gene encoding protein BRASSINAZOLE-RESISTANT 1-like: MASDGATSAATSRRKPSWRERENNRRRERRRRAIAAKIYAGLRAQGNYNLPKHCDNNEVLKALCAEAGWAVEEDGTTYRKGCKPPLANNGAGTSSRNTPFSSQNPSPLSSSFPSPIPSYQVSPTSSSFPSPFRLDGENTSNLIPYLRNAIPASLPPLRISNSAPVTPPLSSPTSRNPKPIPTWEAIAKESMSSFSYPFFAASAPASPTHRQFYTPATIPECDESDTSSTIESGQWLKFQAFGPSASAMPTSPTFNLVNPVAAQHYVPDKAIQGLRISSAEEFGVQPQVKPWVGEKIHEVGLDDLELTLGSGKARS, translated from the exons ATGGCTTCCGACGGTGCTACATCGGCGGCGACTAGCCGGAGGAAGCCGTCGTGGCGTGAGAGGGAGAACAAtcggaggagagagaggaggaggagagcTATAGCGGCCAAGATCTACGCTGGTTTGCGAGCTCAGGGGAACTATAACTTGCCGAAACACTGTGATAACAACGAGGTGCTTAAAGCTCTCTGTGCTGAAGCTGGTTGGGCCGTTGAAGAAGACGGAACCACGTATCGCAAG GGCTGCAAGCCACCGCTGGCCAATAATGGTGCAGGCACTTCCTCCAGAAACACACCTTTCTCTTCACAGAATCCTAGTCCTCTGTCTTCATCTTTTCCAAGTCCAATTCCTTCCTACCAAGTCAGTCCTACTTCCTCCTCTTTCCCGAGCCCTTTCCGTTTGGACGGAGAGAACACATCGAACCTCATTCCATACCTTCGTAATGCTATTCCTGCATCCCTCCCTCCTCTAAGGATATCAAATAGTGCCCCTGTGACACCACCACTCTCATCGCCAACTTCAAGAAATCCTAAACCGATTCCCACATGGGAAGCTATTGCAAAAGAATCCATGTCGTCTTTTAGTTATCCTTTCTTTGCAGCTTCAGCCCCCGCTAGCCCCACACACAGACAATTTTACACCCCGGCAACTATCCCGGAATGTGACGAGTCGGATACTTCCTCCACCATTGAGTCTGGCCAGTGGCTGAAATTCCAAGCATTTGGACCCTCTGCATCGGCGATGCCAACATCTCCAACCTTCAATCTTGTTAACCCTGTAGCGGCTCAGCACTATGTGCCTGATAAAGCAATCCAAGGGCTGAGGATAAGTTCCGCAGAAGAGTTTGGGGTACAGCCACAGGTAAAGCCTTGGGTCGGAGAAAAAATTCATGAGGTAGGATTGGATGATTTGGAGCTTACACTTGGAAGCGGAAAAGCACGGAGCTAA
- the LOC140180426 gene encoding methyltransferase-like protein 2 — translation MAESQKPASFNESGIYFFNDDSNAVFLDPVRVLNRSYNRFNVSPSTYYPRFFESPRNEPLSTTVTTSEQQPKRKRKRNKKKEPPPLNAREQIANRRHQEARPLLLKAHESLLQCTEMLDVLRTLRNDSCGCSKREHESVQHSFIDLAREVLHLEVTLNMPLREPQQQLIEINDDFANVQCCEQRVLPAFNNLVTNDTEDDVVAEILNNHYIVPRQSCFYMSDLGQIRNLIPANADSGFNLIVVDPPWENASASQKSRYPTLPNRYFLSVPIKQLTHTDGALVALWVTNREKLRSFAENELFPAWGVGYAATFYWLKVKANGSLIGDIDLFHHRPYECLILGYIAGKVNNSSKHSKFKPVKDHHVIMTIPGDYSRKPPIADLLLDYVPGLRPPRCIELFARELTAGWVSWGNEPLHFQDSRYFVKR, via the exons ATGGCGGAGTCACAGAAACCGGCGTCGTTTAACGAATCTGGCATATACTTCTTCAATGACGATTCAAACGCCGTTTTCCTGGACCCCGTTCGCGTTCTTAACCGTTCCTATAACAGATTCAATGTCTCTCCTTCCACCTACTATCCTCGTTTCTTCGAATCCCCGCGTAACGAACCTCTCTCCACCACCGTAACTACCTCGGAACAACAACCAAAACGGAAACGGAAACGGAACAAGAAGAAGGAACCTCCACCGTTGAACGCCAGAGAACAAATCGCCAATCGCCGTCACCAG GAAGCAAGGCCTTTGTTGTTGAAGGCACATGAGAGTTTGCTACAATGTACCGAAATGTTGGATGTATTGAGAACCTTGAGAAATGATTCTTGTGGCTGCTCAAAGAGGGAGCATGAGAGTGTCCAACACTCTTTCATTGACCTTGCTCGGGAAGTGCTGCACTTGGAGGTGACACTGAATATGCCTCTCCGTGAGCCTCAACAGCAGCTAATTGAGATTAATG ATGACTTCGCAAATGTGCAATGCTGTGAGCAGAGGGTGCTTCCTGCATTCAATAATTTGGTCACTAACGACACCGAGGATGATGTTGTAGCTGAAATTTTGAACAATCATTATATAGTGCCTCGACAGAGTTGTTTTTACATG TCTGATCTGGGACAGATTCGCAATCTAATTCCTG CTAATGCTGACTCTGGTTTCAACCTTATAGTAGTAGATCCACCATGGGAAAATGCTAGTGCCTCCCAGAAATCAAG GTACCCAACCCTGCCCAACAGATACTTTTTATCCGTTCCTATTAAGCAACTTACTCACACTGATGGTGCACTTGTAGCCTTATGGGTGACCAACAGAGAGAAGCTTCgcagttttgcagagaatgagcTTTTTCCTGCATGGGGAGTTGGCTATGCTGCTACTTTTTATTGGCTAAAG GTGAAAGCAAATGGATccttgattggtgatattgatctcttccatcaTAGGCCATATGAATGCCTTATTCTGGGATACATCGCTGGGAAG GTGAACAATTCTTCTAAGCATTCAAAATTTAAACCTGTGAAGGATCATCATGTGATTATGACCATTCCCGGTGATTACTCAAGAAAGCCCCCAATTGCAG ATTTGTTATTGGATTATGTTCCTGGGCTCCGACCTCCTCGATGCATAGAACTGTTTGCTAGGGAACTGACAGCTGGTTGGGTTTCTTGGGGGAACGAACCCCTTCACTTCCAAGATTCTAGATATTTTGTCAAAAGATAG
- the LOC140180427 gene encoding DEAD-box ATP-dependent RNA helicase 38-like: protein MAETAVTDADKTITTTTLPSLNIDELSIDENKKPPKLLDDPEDSNIQAVSSDDTPYTSAATFEELNLSAELLKGLYVEMKFQKPSKIQAISLPMILNPPHRDLIAQAHNGSGKTTCFVLGMLSRVDPSTQATQALCICPTRELAIQNTEVLRKMGKHTGISSHCAVPTDSRDSIPIQKGEKIKAQVVIGTPGTIKKWISFKKLEVTKLTILVFDEADQMLAEDGFKDDSLRIMKEIEKSNSSCQVLLFSATFNDIVKNFVERTVKKDHNKLFVKKEELSLDAVKQYKVQCTDELSKIEVIKDYIFELGENVGQTIIFVRTRQSAKMLHKSLVNMGYEVTSIQGALDHEERDKIVKEFRDGLTQVLISTDVLARGFDQQQVNLVINYDLPIKHTAEYTREFEPDYEVYLHRVGRAGRFGRKGAVFNLIHDEKDERLMSKIENHFGTRVSEVREKSVEDYKAALKEAGLLQA from the exons ATGGCTGAAACCGCCGTCACCGACGCCGATAAAACAATCACCACCACCACATTGCCGTCGCTCAACATCGACGAATTATCGATCGACGAAAACAAGAAACCTCCGAAGCTATTAGACGATCCGGAAGACTCCAATATCCAAGCG GTTAGTTCTGACGACACGCCGTACACCTCGGCGGCGACGTTCGAGGAATTGAACTTGTCGGCGGAGCTTTTGAAAGGACTCTACGTTGAGATGAAGTTCCAGAAACCGAGCAAGATCCAAGCTATAAGCTTGCCGATGATCTTGAATCCGCCGCACCGTGATTTGATCGCTCAGGCTCACAACGGTTCCGGCAAGACCACGTGCTTTGTTTTAGGGATGCTTAGTCGTGTGGATCCTTCGACGCAAGCTACTCAAGCTCTCTGCATTTGTCCAACGAGGGAGCTTGCTATTCAG AACACTGAAGTTCTCCGGAAGATGGGGAAGCACACAGGGATTAGCTCGCACTGTGCCGTTCCGACGGATAGCAGGGATTCAATTCCAATTcaaaaaggggagaaaattaaGGCTCAGGTGGTTATTGGGACTCCTGGCACTATCAAGAAGTGGATTTCATTCAAGAAATTGGAGGTGACCAAATTGACGATTCTTGTCTTTGATGAGGCTGATCAAATGCTTGCTGAG GATGGTTTTAAGGATGATTCCTTGAGGATaatgaaagaaatagaaaaatccaattctagCTGCCAG GTTCTTCTATTTTCTGCCACATTCAATGACATTGTCAAGAACTTTGTTGAGAGGACAGTTAAAAAGGACCATAATAAACTTTTTGTTAAGAAAGAAGAGCTTTCTTTAGACGCTGTCAAGCAATATAAAGTGCAGTGCACTGATGAGTTGTCGAAGATTGAGGTGATAAAAGATTACATATTCGAGTTAGGAGAAAATGTGGGCCAAACCATCATATTCGTGCGCACGAGACAGAGTGCAAAAATGCTGCACAAGTCACTTGTCAATATGGGTTACGAGGTGACTTCGATACAAGGTGCTCTTGACCATGAAGAGAGAGACAAAATTGTCAAAGAGTTCAGAGATGGTTTGACTCAAGTTCTTATATCGACGGATGTTCTTGCTCGAGGCTTTGATCAGCAACAG GTCAATTTGGTTATCAACTATGATCTCCCAATAAAACATACTGCGGAGTATACACGGGAATTTGAGCCTGATTATGAGGTGTACTTGCACAGAGTTGGTAGGGCTGGTCGATTTGGCCGCAAGG GGGCTGTGTTTAACCTAATACATGATGAAAAAGATGAAAGGCTGATGTCAAAGATCGAGAACCATTTTGGCACCCGTGTATCAGAG GTACGAGAAAAAAGTGTCGAAGACTATAAAGCTGCACTTAAGGAAGCCGGTCTACTAcaagcatag